One segment of Anopheles stephensi strain Indian chromosome 3, UCI_ANSTEP_V1.0, whole genome shotgun sequence DNA contains the following:
- the LOC118512742 gene encoding syntaxin-17, with protein sequence MESNEVDEKIPLKLAQISIDKFNQTIPQYLTVLQNHKCNIEKAGSLNDWEKVKREQLNATRIVKQIRFMLVEIDKVRQRLRPTDYDRFDEGIESTKKDAFSSMAEYMAMQQTLRAQSARDYQQRQYDEEERSGDNNAQYPTGGRLAYVPQITSSYNMEEHELRQREECLRQMEHLQHEMEDIQELYQKVHDLVHEQGETVTKVEENVDVAQIQVEAGVTALQRALAYKKAVYPLAGAFLGSCIGGPIGLVVGLKAGGLAALGGGLVGFASGKFIKNVDAIPDSDEVGSNDSATEATAGDAPAEPGETQPIASKT encoded by the exons ATGGAATCGAACGAAGTGGACGAGAAAATCCCATTAAAGCTGGCGCAAATATCGATCGACAAGTTCAACCAGACGATCCCCCAGTACCTGACGGTGCTGCAAAACCATAAATGCAACATCGAAAAGGCTGGCTCGCTGAACGATTGGGAGAAGGTCAAACGGGAACAGCTGAACGCGACGCGTATCGTAAAGCAGATACGGTTTATGCTGGTGGAAATAGATAAAGTGCGCCAGCGGTTGCGACCGACCGATTATGACCGTTTCGATGAGGGTATTGAGTCGACCAAGAAGGATGCGTTTAGCAGCATGGCGGAGTACATGG CAATGCAGCAAACGTTACGTGCCCAGTCCGCACGGGACTATCAGCAGCGCCAGTACGATGAGGAAGAACGGTCCGGTGATAACAATGCCCAGTATCCCACCGGTGGTCGGTTGGCGTACGTTCCACAGATTACCAGCTCGTACAACATGGAGGAGCACGAGCTACGCCAAAGAGAAGAATGCCTACGGCAGATGGAACATTTACAGCACGAAATGGAGGACATCCAGGAGCTGTACCAAAAGGTGCACGATTTGGTGCACGAGCAGGGCGAAACAGTTACCAAGGTCGAGGAGAACGTCGATGTGGCGCAGATCCAGGTGGAGGCAGGTGTAACGGCGCTACAGCGTGCGCTCGCGTACAAGAAAGCGGTTTACCCGTTGGCCGGAGCATTCCTTGGCTCGTGTATTGGTGGTCCAATCGGGTTAGTGGTAGGGCTGAAGGCTGGCGGATTGGCCGCACTCGGCGGTGGGCTGGTCGGGTTTGCCAGtgggaaattcatcaaaaacgTGGACGCTATCCCGGACAGTGATGAGGTCGGTTCGAACGATAGTGCTACGGAAGCGACAGCCGGCGATGCACCGGCCGAACCGGGCGAAACGCAACCGATCGCATCGAAAACTTGA
- the LOC118512739 gene encoding uncharacterized protein LOC118512739 — MEGDARFVVDRSSDLEELAPGFQKAYTFSLPTVTRQMLWDYMLHLMKVVSGNDSHLKALQSCADNNPEYGDDSVGCVQLRREDSYCTVRGQIHSIGPCDDGENMEIKIYTLTVTIDEVHHKVESVACDDCAELGFCQHTISFLLWLHTRDQPGTHQDVECFFHTPLATELEQLPGKPTLNKTKTKNFIREVVHGLQTEDIDCPLRWNFSSANKKFANLSIHELIICGVKNRYTVAQFFEHAQAVVASASGVLADKVKFQPRFHPWFQELRYGRITGAKVFECIQPAVSAELLHEKILGCNKEIDMQMQRKKLAIRQRLEKYTKRTYESPRITMNASFPIIFDVPDGICPQHVVEIKCPRSHENMKKYVTSDGSLQEKYYLEMQVHMLMYGATSGVVCVADPNFETNNELFMHSFNLNKPFVVKKLQKALEYWETNVFPELMASWSE, encoded by the exons atGGAAGGAGATGCGCGCTTTGTGGTGGATCGGTCGAGCGATCTCGAGGAGCTAGCACCCGGTTTTCAGAAAGCGTACACGTTCAGCCTGCCGACGGTAACGCGCCAGATGCTGTGGGACTACATGCTGCACCTGATGAAGGTGGTGTCCGGCAACGATAGCCACCTGAAGGCACT CCAATCGTGTGCGGATAACAATCCCGAGTATGGTGACGATTCCGTCGGATGCGTACAGCTGCGGCGGGAAGATTCGTACTGCACGGTGAGGGGCCAGATACATTCGATCGGGCCGTGTGACGATGGAGAAAACATGGAAATCAAAATCTACACCCTGACGGTCACGATAGACGAGGTGCACCATAAGGTGGAATCGGTCGCGTGCGATGATTGTGCGGAGCTTGGCTTCTGCCAGCACACGATAAGCTTTCTGCTGTGGCTGCACACGCGTGACCAGCCCGGCACCCATCAGGATGTGGAGTGTTTCTTCCACACACCGCTCGCGACCGAGCTGGAGCAGCTGCCGGGCAAACCGACGCTCAACAagaccaaaaccaaaaactttATCCGCGAGGTGGTGCACGGACTGCAGACGGAGGATATCGACTGTCCGCTGCGGTGGAACTTTTCGTCCGCGAACAAAAAGTTTGCCAACCTGTCGATTCACGAGCTGATCATCTGCGGCGTCAAGAACCGGTACACGGTGGCCCAGTTCTTCGAGCACGCGCAGGCGGTCGTGGCGTCGGCATCGGGTGTGCTGGCTGATAAGGTGAAATTTCAGCCCCGATTCCATCCCTGGTTTCAGGAGCTACGGTACGGCCGTATTACCGGTGCGAAGGTGTTCGAATGCATCCAGCCAGCCGTTTCGGCCGAACTGCTGCACGAGAAGATACTGGGCTGCAACAAGGAGATCGACATGCAGATGCAGCGCAAGAAGTTGGCCATCCGGCAGCGGTTGGAAAAGTACACGAAGCGAACGTACGAAAGTCCGCGCATAACGATGAACGCCTCGTTTCCGATCATTTTCGACGTGCCGGACGGTATCTGCCCACAGCACGTGGTGGAGATCAAGTGTCCGCGGTCGCACGAAAACATGAAAAAGTACGTGACGAGCGATGGCAGCCTGCAGGAGAAGTACTACCTGGAGATGCAGGTACACATGCTGATGTACGGGGCCACGTCCGGCGTGGTGTGTGTGGCCGATCCGAACTTTGAGACGAACAACGAACTGTTTATGCACTCGTTCAATCTCAACAAACCGTTCGTGGTGAAGAAGCTGCAGAAAGCGCTCGAATACTGGGAGACCAACGTGTTCCCGGAGCTGATGGCCAGCTGGTCGGAGTAG